From Segatella copri, the proteins below share one genomic window:
- a CDS encoding tetratricopeptide repeat protein translates to MKTNKKDKYFDIPKNYQDFVLVQKTNAKPEDYGYTKEAVLNVLDMVKNDPNNYDLEDDELQNDLGCFFNDGVCVERNVEFAKYWFAKSADQGNDLARSNLADIYRKGTDGTEVDLKKAFELYKACGLPYAHYRCGEFYEKGWGVDKNIEEAKRYYSLAYSEGHSLAKNKLKEWNFLED, encoded by the coding sequence ATGAAGACAAATAAAAAAGATAAGTATTTTGATATACCAAAGAATTATCAGGATTTTGTATTGGTACAAAAGACAAATGCAAAACCTGAAGATTATGGTTACACAAAGGAGGCTGTATTGAATGTTTTGGATATGGTCAAGAATGATCCAAACAATTATGACCTTGAAGATGACGAGCTACAAAACGACTTAGGTTGTTTCTTCAATGATGGTGTATGCGTTGAAAGAAATGTAGAGTTTGCTAAATATTGGTTTGCCAAATCTGCAGATCAAGGCAATGACTTAGCTCGTAGCAACTTGGCAGACATCTATCGTAAAGGTACAGATGGTACAGAAGTTGACCTAAAGAAAGCATTTGAATTGTATAAGGCCTGTGGTTTGCCATACGCCCACTATCGTTGTGGAGAGTTTTACGAGAAAGGTTGGGGAGTAGATAAAAATATAGAAGAAGCTAAACGCTACTATTCATTAGCCTACTCAGAAGGACATTCTTTGGCTAAAAATAAACTAAAAGAGTGGAATTTTTTAGAGGATTAA
- a CDS encoding ADP-ribosylglycohydrolase family protein, translated as MLGAIIGDIAGSKYEFNNTFDYDFEMFGDGCDFTDDTICTVAIADAILNGRSYQESLLDWCRRYPSPKGAYGGRFAGWIRSLDPQPYNSFGNGSAMRVSPVAWLFDDLSQVLEEAEKTALPTHNHPEGIKGAKAVAHAIWHFRKSRFSEESKECKDKNSKESDDKAMKAFKDIARSYYEDFDTRDYPKGKFDETCMDAVPLSFYLLSQASSFEDAIRLAISHGGDSDTIGAIVGSIAEARFGIPQDMKEKTISYLPNDMREISVRIKCCN; from the coding sequence ATGTTAGGAGCAATTATAGGAGATATTGCTGGCTCAAAATATGAGTTTAACAATACGTTTGATTATGATTTCGAGATGTTCGGCGATGGATGCGACTTCACCGATGATACAATTTGTACGGTGGCGATAGCTGATGCGATACTGAACGGGCGAAGCTATCAGGAAAGCCTGCTGGATTGGTGCCGCCGCTATCCATCACCCAAGGGAGCGTATGGCGGTAGATTCGCGGGGTGGATTCGTTCTCTTGATCCGCAGCCATATAATAGTTTTGGCAATGGTTCGGCAATGCGAGTATCGCCGGTGGCTTGGCTATTCGATGACCTGTCGCAGGTTTTGGAAGAGGCAGAGAAAACGGCTCTTCCTACCCATAACCATCCCGAAGGAATCAAAGGAGCCAAAGCCGTGGCTCATGCCATCTGGCATTTCCGCAAGAGCAGATTCTCAGAAGAATCTAAGGAGTGTAAAGATAAGAATTCTAAAGAATCTGATGATAAGGCAATGAAAGCCTTCAAGGATATCGCCCGCAGCTATTACGAGGATTTCGATACGCGAGATTATCCGAAAGGCAAATTCGACGAAACCTGCATGGATGCCGTACCATTATCTTTCTATCTCCTCTCGCAAGCCTCATCCTTCGAGGATGCCATCCGCCTAGCTATATCTCATGGCGGCGATAGCGATACCATCGGAGCCATCGTTGGCAGCATCGCCGAAGCCCGCTTCGGTATTCCGCAAGATATGAAAGAGAAGACAATCTCTTATCTTCCGAATGATATGAGAGAAATATCGGTAAGAATTAAGTGTTGCAACTAG
- a CDS encoding IS1380 family transposase yields the protein MAKVQIKSEKLTPFGGFFSIMEQFDALLAQTIDSTLGLRCTMFGYQYSEILRSLMCVYLCGGSCIEDVTTHLMKHLSLHPTLCTCSADTILRAIEELTFKSITYKSASGKSYDFNTADKMNCLLVNALLATGQLKSGQEYDFDFDHQFIETEKYDAKPTYKKFLGYSPGVAVINDMIVGIENRDGNTNVRFNQKETLERIFKRLEASEIYISRARMDCGSCSEEIVDMVEAYCRHFYIRANRCSSFYDSMFALTGWKTVEINGIEFELNSILVEKWKGKPYRLVIQRQRRIEGDLDIWEGEYTYRCILTNDYKSSARDIVEFYNLRGGKERIFDDMNNGFGWNRLPKSFMAQNTVFLLMTALIRNFYKAIMQRLKTREFGLRATNRIKTFVFKFISVPAKWIKTSRRHVLNIYSDNNTYANLFKTDFG from the coding sequence ATGGCAAAAGTACAAATAAAATCTGAGAAACTCACTCCTTTTGGGGGATTTTTTTCGATTATGGAGCAATTTGATGCTCTTTTAGCTCAAACCATAGATTCCACCTTGGGATTGAGATGCACTATGTTTGGTTATCAATATAGCGAGATTCTACGCTCTCTGATGTGCGTATATCTTTGTGGTGGCTCATGTATTGAGGATGTTACAACTCACCTGATGAAACATTTGTCTCTTCATCCAACTCTTTGCACTTGCAGCGCAGACACCATATTACGTGCTATCGAAGAACTGACTTTTAAGAGCATCACCTATAAGTCTGCTTCTGGCAAATCCTATGATTTCAATACTGCAGACAAGATGAACTGCTTACTGGTCAATGCCCTGCTTGCTACTGGTCAATTGAAATCCGGTCAAGAGTATGATTTTGACTTTGACCATCAGTTCATTGAAACAGAGAAGTATGATGCAAAACCAACCTACAAGAAGTTCTTAGGCTATAGTCCAGGTGTAGCTGTCATTAACGACATGATTGTTGGTATTGAAAATAGAGACGGCAACACAAACGTGCGCTTCAACCAAAAAGAAACTTTGGAAAGAATCTTCAAGCGATTGGAGGCTTCGGAAATATATATTTCTCGTGCCCGCATGGATTGCGGCTCATGTTCGGAGGAAATCGTAGATATGGTAGAGGCTTATTGCAGGCATTTTTATATTCGTGCCAACAGATGCTCTTCTTTCTACGATTCCATGTTTGCCTTAACTGGATGGAAAACTGTTGAAATCAACGGTATTGAGTTTGAGTTGAATTCTATCCTTGTTGAGAAATGGAAAGGAAAACCGTATCGTCTTGTCATACAGAGACAAAGGCGAATAGAGGGAGACCTTGACATTTGGGAAGGCGAATATACCTACAGATGTATACTGACTAACGATTACAAGTCGAGTGCAAGAGACATCGTGGAATTCTACAATCTTCGTGGTGGCAAGGAACGCATCTTCGATGACATGAACAATGGCTTTGGCTGGAATCGATTGCCAAAATCGTTCATGGCACAGAATACTGTATTCCTGCTTATGACAGCTCTCATCAGAAACTTCTACAAAGCTATTATGCAGAGATTGAAAACCCGTGAATTTGGATTGCGTGCCACCAACAGGATCAAGACCTTTGTTTTCAAGTTCATCTCTGTTCCTGCAAAATGGATTAAGACATCACGCAGGCATGTATTGAACATTTACTCAGACAACAATACTTATGCCAACCTGTTCAAGACAGATTTTGGTTAA
- a CDS encoding NAD(P)-dependent oxidoreductase codes for MSEQEEKKDINFQVVNEGFSTREAIEEAKRCLHCKIPQCRKGCPIENDIPDFVHELSMGNMGAAMSIINAKSNLPAICGRVCPHEKQCQGHCVLGKKGKPVQIGKLEQFLADFDTKMNLSRERLPQKTRGRVAVIGSGPAGLTVAGDLARQGFNVTIFEGQAEPGGVLMYGIPEYRLPKSVVRDEVSKIEALGVQFITNSMVGENNVTIDSLFRAGYDAIFMGTGTSVPQNMDSTPGSKLHGVSQSTYFLHNVNAYNEGALTREMVPLRDGEKVGVIGGGNVAMDAARTAIRLGADVTVLYRKTQEEMPAIQSEYEEAVKEGVKFEWKTTVEAFLKGKNGRLGSCVLNTPEGERVEKFDRIYLAIGSRPANRIVSTTAGIEVDEKGYVKVVERPYGMTTRRGVFAGGDVVHRPQTVVLAMKAAKEVAQGIAQYVDAIKLLEEAKRIEQQGTVE; via the coding sequence ATGAGTGAACAGGAAGAAAAGAAAGATATTAATTTCCAAGTGGTAAACGAGGGCTTCTCTACCCGAGAGGCTATTGAGGAGGCCAAGCGCTGTCTGCACTGCAAGATTCCGCAGTGTCGCAAGGGCTGTCCTATAGAGAATGATATCCCCGACTTTGTACACGAATTGTCCATGGGCAATATGGGTGCGGCGATGAGCATCATCAATGCCAAGAGCAACCTGCCTGCCATCTGCGGTCGTGTGTGCCCTCACGAGAAGCAGTGCCAGGGTCACTGTGTGCTGGGCAAGAAGGGCAAACCGGTGCAGATAGGCAAGTTGGAGCAGTTTCTCGCCGACTTCGATACCAAGATGAATCTCTCTCGTGAGCGCTTGCCACAGAAAACTCGTGGCAGGGTAGCCGTCATCGGTTCAGGACCTGCAGGTCTGACCGTAGCGGGCGATTTGGCTCGCCAGGGCTTCAATGTAACCATCTTCGAGGGACAGGCAGAGCCGGGCGGTGTGCTGATGTATGGCATTCCTGAGTATCGACTGCCTAAGAGCGTGGTGCGCGATGAGGTGAGCAAGATTGAGGCATTGGGCGTACAGTTTATCACCAACAGCATGGTGGGTGAGAACAATGTTACCATCGACAGCCTGTTCCGTGCCGGCTATGATGCTATCTTCATGGGCACGGGTACCAGTGTGCCACAGAACATGGATTCCACACCGGGCAGCAAGCTCCATGGTGTGAGCCAGAGCACCTACTTCCTGCACAATGTGAATGCCTATAATGAGGGTGCCTTGACTAGAGAGATGGTGCCTCTGCGTGATGGCGAGAAGGTAGGCGTCATCGGCGGTGGCAATGTGGCGATGGATGCCGCTCGTACCGCTATCCGACTGGGAGCCGACGTAACTGTGCTCTATCGCAAGACCCAGGAAGAGATGCCTGCCATCCAGAGCGAGTATGAGGAGGCTGTGAAGGAAGGAGTGAAGTTTGAGTGGAAGACCACCGTAGAGGCTTTCCTCAAGGGCAAGAATGGTAGACTCGGCAGCTGTGTGCTCAATACCCCAGAGGGCGAGAGAGTGGAGAAGTTCGACCGCATCTATCTGGCCATCGGTTCTCGTCCAGCCAATCGCATCGTGTCTACCACGGCAGGTATCGAGGTAGATGAGAAGGGCTATGTCAAGGTGGTGGAACGTCCATACGGTATGACCACTCGCCGAGGCGTATTTGCCGGAGGTGATGTGGTGCATCGTCCTCAGACTGTGGTTCTTGCGATGAAGGCAGCCAAGGAGGTGGCACAGGGCATCGCCCAGTATGTGGATGCCATCAAGCTCTTGGAAGAGGCCAAGCGCATTGAGCAGCAAGGCACCGTGGAATAG
- a CDS encoding bifunctional 4-hydroxy-2-oxoglutarate aldolase/2-dehydro-3-deoxy-phosphogluconate aldolase: protein MAKFNKQQVLAKITETGMVPVFYNNDVEIAKNIVKACYDGGVRAFEFTNRGDFAHEVFAEVVKFAAKECPDMAMGVGSIVDAPTASLYIQLGACFVVGPLFNPDVAKVCNRRLIPYTPGCGSVTEVGMAQEMGCDLCKVFPGDVLGTNFVKGLKAPMPWSLIMVTGGVSPDADNIASWIKAGANCVGMGSKLFPKATIAAGDWKAVSDKCRESLAFVAQAQ, encoded by the coding sequence ATGGCTAAATTCAACAAACAGCAGGTGCTTGCAAAGATTACCGAGACTGGTATGGTGCCTGTATTCTATAATAACGACGTAGAGATAGCAAAGAACATCGTAAAGGCTTGCTATGATGGTGGTGTTCGTGCATTCGAGTTTACCAACCGTGGTGACTTCGCTCACGAGGTATTCGCTGAGGTAGTTAAGTTTGCAGCTAAGGAATGTCCAGATATGGCAATGGGTGTAGGCTCTATCGTCGACGCTCCTACAGCATCTCTTTACATTCAGCTTGGTGCTTGCTTTGTAGTAGGTCCGTTGTTCAACCCAGACGTAGCTAAGGTTTGCAACCGTCGTCTTATTCCTTATACACCAGGATGTGGCTCAGTAACAGAGGTTGGTATGGCTCAGGAGATGGGTTGCGATCTTTGCAAGGTATTCCCTGGTGACGTTCTTGGTACTAACTTTGTTAAGGGCTTGAAGGCCCCAATGCCTTGGTCGCTTATCATGGTTACAGGTGGTGTATCTCCAGATGCAGATAACATAGCTTCTTGGATTAAGGCAGGTGCCAACTGTGTAGGTATGGGCTCTAAGCTTTTCCCGAAGGCCACTATCGCTGCTGGTGATTGGAAGGCAGTGAGCGACAAGTGCCGTGAGTCTTTGGCTTTTGTTGCACAGGCTCAGTAA
- a CDS encoding PfkB family carbohydrate kinase, translated as MAKIITLGEIMLRLSPVGNDRFIQSETLRVIPGGGEANVAVSVANYGHEAYFVSKLPKHEIGQMAVNALRRYGVDTSFVARGGDRVGLYYAETGASMRPSKVVYDRAHSAIAEAKPEDFDFDAIMEGAQWFHWSGITPAISDNAAELTRLACEAAKRHGVTVSVDLNFRKKLWTSEKAISVMRPLMKNVDVCIGNEEDAQLCLGFKPDADVEGGQTDASGYHKIFEQMKKEFGFKYVVSTLRESFSATHNGWKALIYNGEEFYESRRYDIMPIIDRVGGGDSFSGGLIHGLLTKPTQGEALEFAVAASALKHTINGDFNLVTVDEVEALAAGNANGRVQR; from the coding sequence ATGGCAAAGATTATAACCCTAGGCGAGATTATGCTTCGCCTTTCTCCAGTCGGTAACGACCGTTTTATCCAGTCAGAAACTCTTCGCGTCATCCCTGGTGGCGGTGAGGCTAACGTAGCTGTTAGTGTAGCTAATTATGGTCATGAGGCTTACTTTGTGAGCAAGCTTCCTAAGCATGAGATTGGTCAGATGGCAGTTAACGCATTGCGTCGTTATGGTGTAGATACAAGCTTCGTTGCTCGTGGTGGCGATCGTGTGGGTCTATACTATGCTGAGACAGGTGCTTCTATGCGTCCGTCAAAGGTTGTTTACGACCGTGCTCACTCTGCTATTGCAGAAGCTAAGCCAGAGGATTTCGACTTCGATGCTATCATGGAAGGTGCTCAGTGGTTCCACTGGAGTGGCATTACTCCTGCTATCAGCGACAATGCTGCCGAGCTTACACGTCTTGCTTGTGAGGCTGCTAAGCGTCACGGTGTAACAGTGAGTGTTGACCTCAACTTCCGTAAGAAGCTCTGGACATCAGAGAAGGCTATCTCTGTAATGCGTCCTTTGATGAAGAATGTTGATGTTTGCATAGGCAACGAGGAAGACGCACAGCTCTGCCTTGGCTTTAAGCCAGACGCTGACGTTGAGGGTGGACAGACCGACGCAAGCGGCTATCACAAGATTTTCGAGCAGATGAAGAAGGAGTTTGGCTTCAAGTATGTTGTTTCTACTCTGCGCGAGAGCTTCTCGGCAACACATAATGGTTGGAAGGCTCTTATCTATAACGGCGAGGAGTTCTATGAGAGCCGTCGTTATGACATTATGCCTATTATCGACCGTGTAGGTGGTGGCGACTCATTCTCAGGTGGTCTTATCCATGGTTTGCTTACAAAGCCTACACAGGGTGAAGCTCTTGAGTTTGCCGTTGCAGCTTCGGCATTGAAGCACACTATTAACGGTGACTTCAACCTTGTTACAGTTGATGAGGTAGAGGCTTTGGCAGCTGGCAATGCTAATGGTCGTGTACAGCGATAA
- a CDS encoding alpha/beta hydrolase, giving the protein MKKYLSLLCLVCAMLGTAIGVKAQTTQLTNHYAMKLIEDGQGGYKLLQEARYAKARMDMSKLTDVLVPYKYEPQRLTSKLYKGVETVDIVYKKANGYELILSVDKAVSDKPAPFMIYLHGGGWRTGNNGSSKILSQYLAKQAGITGVRVSYTLATQLGATIQVTIQDVMDALKYVQNHAKELHVDPSCFGFLGTSTGAHLAAVGAMKSQAKLLVGYSGIYDLQKAKITAKTKDAQRIAYFDQLNPKTLSAVSPINLIPQKNIPACLLVCGTYDLTVECEQSKMLADAVKQKGGEAVLSVYPFYDHNLSSKGSDKMEEIFFKSADFIQKNLK; this is encoded by the coding sequence ATGAAAAAATATTTATCTTTATTATGCTTGGTTTGTGCCATGTTAGGCACTGCTATAGGTGTGAAGGCACAGACCACTCAACTCACCAATCACTATGCCATGAAGCTGATAGAGGATGGACAGGGTGGGTATAAACTCTTGCAAGAAGCGCGTTATGCCAAGGCACGCATGGACATGAGTAAGCTTACTGATGTGCTGGTGCCATATAAGTATGAACCGCAAAGACTGACAAGCAAACTCTACAAGGGCGTAGAAACAGTAGATATCGTCTACAAGAAAGCGAATGGTTATGAACTGATTCTTTCTGTAGACAAGGCGGTTTCGGACAAGCCCGCACCTTTTATGATTTATCTGCATGGCGGGGGATGGCGCACTGGTAACAATGGTTCTTCTAAGATCTTGTCGCAATATCTTGCCAAACAGGCTGGAATCACAGGCGTGAGAGTTTCTTATACTTTGGCGACACAGTTAGGCGCCACGATTCAGGTCACGATACAGGATGTAATGGATGCGCTGAAATATGTGCAAAACCATGCCAAAGAACTTCATGTAGACCCCTCTTGTTTTGGATTCTTAGGTACGTCAACGGGAGCTCATCTGGCAGCTGTGGGTGCCATGAAGTCGCAAGCCAAACTGCTGGTGGGCTATTCTGGAATCTACGATCTGCAGAAGGCTAAGATTACGGCAAAGACGAAGGATGCTCAGCGCATCGCTTATTTCGATCAGCTCAATCCTAAAACGCTCTCTGCCGTGTCGCCCATCAACCTCATCCCCCAGAAGAATATTCCTGCTTGTCTGCTCGTCTGTGGAACCTACGACTTGACAGTGGAGTGCGAACAGAGCAAGATGTTGGCTGATGCTGTAAAGCAGAAGGGTGGTGAGGCTGTGCTTTCCGTCTATCCTTTCTATGATCACAACTTATCGTCGAAAGGTTCAGACAAGATGGAGGAAATCTTTTTCAAATCGGCCGATTTCATACAGAAGAACTTGAAGTGA
- a CDS encoding alginate lyase family protein, which produces MRKLIVLLVFAGALVSAKAQILPLDKQRLSALKEAYLHNNEQAVKMVGFYEGMAVKLMKDKAPTVKSKILPPSNDARDYISLSRYWWPDTTKKDGLPYVRHDGKVNPEIDSYMSEKAMVKMANAVDCLSLLYYVTGKSLYAEHCARYLRAWFTDSITGMNPNMTYSQFIPGRTKLRGTGILDARHACRALCMSALIKDYAGWTEHDQTQLTEWGKAFLYWMEHSTQGQMERRAKNNHGLWFDVTHMELLAFLGYENRIREVLRDDFMQKLNNQIAENGSLPQELARTLSLHYSTFVCEASLQASFIAAGIGENLWTMKTASQKSLADVVAFLYPYYKSPEKWTYKQIKKFDAQRATPILLEAGKALENKNYTKLAYQLGMTDKSALLMPYYDVQISH; this is translated from the coding sequence ATGAGAAAACTCATAGTATTACTGGTCTTTGCAGGGGCTTTGGTCTCTGCAAAGGCTCAGATTCTGCCTCTTGACAAGCAGCGACTGTCTGCTCTTAAAGAGGCTTATCTGCACAACAATGAGCAGGCTGTTAAGATGGTTGGCTTCTATGAGGGGATGGCGGTTAAACTGATGAAGGACAAGGCTCCTACTGTCAAGTCGAAGATATTACCTCCCTCTAATGATGCTCGTGATTACATCTCTTTGTCTCGCTACTGGTGGCCGGATACGACAAAGAAAGACGGACTCCCTTATGTGCGACATGATGGTAAGGTGAATCCTGAAATCGATTCTTATATGAGCGAGAAGGCTATGGTGAAAATGGCTAATGCCGTAGACTGTCTTTCTTTGTTATATTATGTCACAGGCAAGAGTCTGTATGCTGAACATTGTGCGCGTTATCTGCGTGCATGGTTTACCGACAGCATCACGGGTATGAATCCCAATATGACTTATTCGCAGTTCATCCCTGGACGCACCAAACTTCGTGGTACGGGCATACTGGATGCGCGTCATGCTTGTAGAGCTCTGTGTATGTCGGCTCTCATCAAGGATTATGCTGGATGGACAGAGCATGACCAGACACAACTCACTGAATGGGGAAAGGCTTTCTTGTATTGGATGGAGCACAGCACTCAGGGACAAATGGAGCGTAGAGCTAAAAACAATCATGGCTTGTGGTTTGACGTGACGCACATGGAACTATTAGCTTTCTTGGGTTACGAAAATCGAATCAGAGAAGTGCTGCGCGACGACTTCATGCAGAAACTCAACAATCAGATAGCTGAGAATGGTTCACTGCCACAGGAGTTGGCTCGCACTTTGTCCTTGCACTATTCCACCTTTGTTTGTGAGGCATCCTTGCAGGCTTCTTTTATAGCTGCAGGTATAGGTGAAAATCTCTGGACTATGAAGACTGCTTCGCAAAAGTCATTGGCAGATGTCGTTGCTTTCTTGTATCCTTATTACAAGTCGCCAGAGAAGTGGACTTACAAGCAAATCAAAAAGTTTGATGCCCAACGTGCTACTCCAATCTTGCTCGAAGCAGGAAAGGCTTTGGAAAATAAAAACTATACCAAACTGGCTTATCAGCTGGGAATGACGGATAAAAGTGCTCTGTTGATGCCTTATTACGACGTTCAGATCAGTCACTAA
- a CDS encoding SDR family NAD(P)-dependent oxidoreductase: protein MKRFENKVAIVTGGSRDLGRAVSVQLAADGAKVCVNYFGNEAAAKETAELISQVGGECILVKGDMTKVADVKNLVAETQKAFGEKIDVLVNVVGGMVGRKKIAEQEDDWYDIVMDVNMRSVWLATRAVVPFMTAGASIVNFSSLAARDGGGAGASLYATSKAAVSTFTRSMAKELGPDGIRVNAVCPGTIATSFHDIFNTPENRERMKGNYPLRREGQADEVADLVCYLASDKASYITGANIDINGGVFFS, encoded by the coding sequence ATGAAAAGATTTGAAAATAAAGTAGCCATCGTTACTGGTGGTTCAAGAGACTTGGGTAGAGCAGTATCAGTGCAGTTGGCAGCCGATGGTGCCAAGGTTTGCGTTAACTATTTCGGTAATGAGGCAGCTGCCAAGGAGACTGCTGAGTTAATCAGTCAGGTAGGTGGCGAGTGCATTCTCGTGAAAGGCGACATGACCAAGGTGGCTGATGTGAAGAATCTTGTAGCAGAGACTCAGAAAGCCTTTGGCGAAAAGATTGATGTCTTGGTAAACGTAGTAGGCGGTATGGTTGGCCGTAAGAAGATTGCCGAGCAGGAAGACGACTGGTATGACATCGTAATGGATGTTAATATGCGTTCTGTATGGTTGGCTACTCGTGCTGTTGTGCCTTTCATGACAGCTGGTGCTTCTATTGTAAACTTCTCTTCTTTGGCTGCTCGTGATGGTGGTGGTGCTGGTGCTTCGCTCTATGCCACATCTAAGGCTGCGGTTTCTACCTTTACTCGTTCTATGGCTAAGGAGTTGGGTCCTGATGGCATTCGTGTCAACGCTGTTTGCCCTGGTACGATAGCTACATCTTTCCACGACATCTTCAACACTCCTGAGAATCGTGAGCGTATGAAGGGAAACTATCCTCTGCGTCGTGAGGGTCAGGCTGATGAGGTGGCTGACTTGGTATGCTACTTGGCAAGCGATAAGGCTTCTTACATCACAGGTGCCAACATCGATATCAATGGTGGTGTATTCTTCTCATAA
- a CDS encoding MFS transporter: MKIKGLRWYIIGLIMMITIINYLDRGTLNYMWVANIDYELVEKQPIDMSSNVAVKTDKGYRLFSTRGDDMIVDEGSVTIKQKDAATIVTNKEGIAIDLGLIDRNDPDASKKAKDILGDITIFFMIAYGISQLVSGRLYDKVGCRKGFFGSVLIWGLADALAAFSTGKFSLTAFRMMLGLGEAGPWPGTTKSNAEWFPQKERAFAQGLFGAAASIGSIFAPVFILMLFISFGWKVTFVCVGSLGLLWLIPWLVINKKGPKEHPWITEEERHYILSNQPEKKPQADTHCKTWGELLSEKKNWSVILGRFFLDPIWWMFVTFLPLYLADVFHLNIKEVAFSAWVPYAGAALGSIVGGWYSCWLINRGHTINYARKNAILVGGAIIIPSIILAIMSSSAVLAVVWMAFVLGGFQFFMTNLQTIPCDLHRGKNVGSLAGLGGASAVLGTILAILFSSYITNWAVLFSLLGALVPLSWLAIFLTVGEIKQIDK; the protein is encoded by the coding sequence ATGAAAATAAAAGGATTGCGATGGTATATCATCGGACTTATCATGATGATAACCATCATCAACTATTTGGATCGTGGCACCCTGAACTATATGTGGGTGGCTAATATCGATTATGAGCTGGTGGAAAAACAGCCTATCGATATGAGTTCGAATGTGGCTGTGAAAACAGATAAGGGCTATCGCCTTTTCTCTACGCGTGGCGATGACATGATAGTAGATGAGGGTAGTGTGACCATCAAGCAGAAAGATGCTGCAACGATAGTTACCAACAAGGAGGGAATAGCCATTGATCTGGGACTCATTGACCGCAACGATCCAGACGCTTCGAAGAAGGCAAAAGATATCTTGGGCGATATCACCATCTTCTTTATGATAGCTTATGGTATCAGTCAGCTCGTGTCGGGCAGATTATATGATAAGGTGGGCTGCCGTAAGGGATTCTTTGGTAGTGTGCTGATATGGGGATTGGCTGACGCACTGGCAGCATTCTCTACTGGCAAGTTCTCGCTGACGGCTTTCAGAATGATGCTCGGACTGGGCGAGGCAGGACCTTGGCCTGGCACTACAAAGAGCAATGCGGAATGGTTCCCACAGAAGGAGAGAGCCTTTGCACAGGGACTTTTCGGTGCGGCAGCATCTATAGGTAGCATCTTTGCTCCTGTATTCATCCTGATGCTGTTTATCAGTTTCGGCTGGAAGGTAACCTTTGTCTGTGTTGGTTCGTTGGGTTTGTTGTGGCTCATTCCTTGGCTCGTTATCAACAAGAAAGGTCCTAAGGAGCATCCTTGGATTACAGAAGAAGAGCGCCATTACATCTTGAGCAATCAACCGGAGAAAAAGCCTCAGGCAGATACTCATTGTAAGACATGGGGTGAGTTGCTGAGCGAAAAGAAAAACTGGTCGGTCATCTTGGGACGTTTCTTCCTCGACCCTATCTGGTGGATGTTTGTCACCTTCTTGCCTCTCTATCTGGCTGATGTTTTCCACCTTAATATTAAAGAGGTGGCTTTCTCTGCATGGGTTCCTTATGCGGGAGCAGCTTTGGGAAGTATCGTGGGTGGTTGGTATTCTTGTTGGCTTATCAATCGTGGACATACCATCAACTACGCACGCAAAAATGCCATCTTAGTGGGTGGAGCTATCATCATTCCTTCCATCATCTTGGCCATTATGTCTTCCTCAGCTGTGTTGGCTGTAGTATGGATGGCGTTTGTGCTGGGTGGATTCCAGTTCTTTATGACCAATCTGCAAACCATTCCGTGCGACTTGCATCGTGGTAAGAATGTTGGTTCGTTGGCAGGACTGGGTGGTGCATCTGCTGTGCTTGGCACCATCTTGGCAATCTTGTTCTCAAGCTATATCACCAACTGGGCTGTTTTGTTCAGCTTGTTGGGAGCGCTGGTTCCATTGTCTTGGCTTGCCATCTTCCTCACAGTGGGTGAAATCAAACAAATAGATAAATAA
- a CDS encoding cupin domain-containing protein produces MKTKSEVFQIAKEMGWENPGPGIKRQIMGYDGQLMMVKVVFEEGAVGTMHEHYHSQATYVASGKFELTIGDEKRILEAGDGYYVAPDELHGCVCLEAGILIDTFSPMRADFLK; encoded by the coding sequence ATGAAAACAAAGAGTGAAGTATTTCAGATTGCAAAGGAAATGGGATGGGAAAATCCTGGTCCTGGTATCAAGCGTCAGATTATGGGCTATGATGGTCAGCTGATGATGGTAAAGGTGGTTTTCGAAGAGGGAGCCGTAGGTACCATGCACGAGCATTATCACAGCCAGGCTACTTATGTGGCAAGTGGCAAGTTTGAACTCACCATTGGCGATGAGAAGCGTATCTTAGAGGCAGGCGATGGTTATTATGTAGCTCCAGATGAGTTGCATGGATGTGTTTGCCTGGAGGCTGGCATCTTGATAGATACATTTAGTCCGATGAGGGCAGACTTTTTAAAGTAA